In Chitinivibrionales bacterium, the following are encoded in one genomic region:
- a CDS encoding HD domain-containing protein, giving the protein MNLKPCIVQKIEYDFNRSGESPNLNNGKKTCHHLTPHCNRVIIEKAFLFLLTPSQSFGKKLMADRENFAKKIDIDNLQTGMFLEDVFNEEGAFLLSRNSLVESVDQIERLKNLGVKSVYINIQKGKDVSCEDELPDHSFSDDSSITISSREARYYEEIPRALEVREKTLITAREALVAISKGRSFSVADIEVAAEDIVESILRNSEALVSLCQIKGHDEYTYIHSVNVGVLITSLANSMGYDRTFLLHAGIGGLLHDIGKMRVPDAILNKPGRYADWEFAIMKKHPEHGIEIIKEKKSISPQAAMIIAQHHERYNGRGYPRGLKGKEISELGLMAAVADVYDALTSDRVYRAAWTPQKALATIFKGCDEDYSRAIVERFTKHMGIYPVGSFVKLNSGEMGVVVRVDNGKLLKPVILVLFDTAGKKLDAPVEYDLSKKVNEIGSRQYEIEMSLNPRAFRIDVGDYLESQKISHLQNNK; this is encoded by the coding sequence ATGAATTTAAAGCCTTGTATCGTGCAAAAAATTGAGTACGATTTCAACCGGAGCGGTGAGTCTCCAAATTTAAATAATGGTAAAAAAACATGTCATCACTTGACCCCGCATTGCAATCGGGTTATAATAGAGAAGGCTTTTTTGTTTCTCTTAACCCCGAGTCAATCTTTCGGAAAAAAACTTATGGCCGACCGGGAAAATTTTGCAAAAAAAATAGATATCGATAACCTTCAGACAGGAATGTTCCTCGAGGATGTTTTTAATGAAGAAGGGGCGTTTCTTCTTTCCCGGAATTCGCTGGTAGAATCGGTAGACCAGATAGAGCGGCTTAAAAATCTTGGTGTAAAAAGCGTCTATATAAATATACAAAAGGGAAAAGATGTTTCCTGTGAAGATGAATTGCCTGACCATTCTTTCTCCGATGACTCATCGATTACCATAAGCAGCCGTGAGGCCCGGTATTATGAAGAAATACCAAGGGCCCTTGAAGTAAGAGAGAAGACGCTCATCACCGCCCGTGAGGCGCTTGTTGCTATCAGTAAAGGTCGTTCTTTTTCCGTTGCGGATATTGAAGTTGCTGCTGAAGATATTGTCGAGAGTATCTTGCGCAATTCCGAAGCACTGGTCAGCCTGTGTCAGATCAAGGGGCATGACGAATACACGTACATTCATTCTGTCAATGTTGGCGTATTGATAACTTCACTGGCCAATTCGATGGGATACGACCGGACCTTTCTTTTACACGCCGGGATTGGTGGACTCCTCCACGATATCGGGAAAATGCGGGTGCCGGATGCGATTCTCAATAAGCCCGGAAGATATGCCGACTGGGAATTTGCAATCATGAAAAAGCATCCCGAGCACGGGATTGAAATCATCAAAGAAAAAAAATCGATCTCTCCCCAGGCCGCTATGATAATCGCCCAGCATCATGAACGGTATAACGGACGGGGATATCCGCGGGGATTAAAGGGAAAAGAGATTTCCGAACTCGGCCTGATGGCTGCTGTTGCCGATGTATACGATGCCCTCACCTCCGACAGGGTCTACCGAGCCGCCTGGACCCCGCAGAAAGCACTGGCTACCATTTTCAAGGGGTGTGATGAAGATTATTCCCGTGCCATTGTCGAACGGTTTACTAAGCATATGGGTATCTATCCGGTCGGCAGTTTCGTTAAACTCAACTCAGGAGAAATGGGAGTTGTGGTGCGGGTCGATAATGGAAAGCTCCTCAAACCGGTGATTCTTGTTCTTTTCGATACTGCCGGGAAAAAACTGGATGCCCCTGTCGAATACGATCTCTCTAAAAAAGTAAATGAAATCGGCAGTCGTCAATACGAAATCGAAATGTCACTCAATCCCAGAGCGTTCAGAATAGATGTTGGCGATTATCTGGAAAGTCAAAAAATCAGTCACTTGCAAAACAATAAATAG